A section of the Desulfatiglans anilini DSM 4660 genome encodes:
- the tnpC gene encoding IS66 family transposase, producing MAGTQADSRSTIQTFCASVLGFHISLSAIQKIIDRACAAIQPHYETIGQAARQAPVNHIDETSHRLNGLLQWLWVMAGPAVAFFMIHSNRSKEAFEALIKDWTGILVSDGYGVYRKWVGLRQTCLAHLIRKAKELSERKDPDIKRFGLWATHELQRLCHMAKDPPSVGEWQAFYARLIRLISLHEKRKDDAGRFARRLRREIESLWTFLSEQGVDPTNNHAERMLRFAVLWRNSSQDTSSEKGNRWVERILSLRQTCRLQKQTTFPVLVDALRAYFRGQEPDLAWIAQPTA from the coding sequence ATGGCGGGCACTCAGGCAGACAGCCGCTCAACGATTCAGACCTTCTGCGCTTCAGTGCTTGGGTTCCATATCAGCCTCAGCGCCATCCAGAAGATCATCGATCGGGCTTGTGCCGCGATCCAACCCCACTATGAAACGATCGGCCAGGCAGCCAGGCAGGCGCCGGTCAACCACATCGACGAGACCAGCCATCGCCTCAACGGCCTCCTGCAATGGCTGTGGGTCATGGCGGGGCCGGCAGTGGCTTTCTTCATGATCCATTCCAACCGCTCGAAGGAAGCCTTCGAAGCATTGATCAAGGACTGGACCGGCATCCTGGTCTCGGACGGATACGGCGTGTACCGCAAATGGGTCGGACTGCGGCAGACCTGCCTTGCTCATCTGATCCGCAAGGCCAAGGAACTCTCCGAAAGGAAAGACCCGGACATAAAACGGTTCGGTCTGTGGGCAACCCACGAACTCCAACGACTATGTCATATGGCCAAGGATCCCCCCTCCGTCGGAGAGTGGCAGGCCTTTTATGCTCGTTTGATCCGCTTGATCAGCCTTCATGAGAAGCGCAAGGATGATGCCGGCAGATTTGCACGCCGTCTTCGCAGGGAGATCGAAAGCCTTTGGACGTTCCTCTCGGAGCAGGGGGTGGATCCCACGAACAATCATGCTGAGCGGATGCTTCGATTCGCCGTGCTGTGGCGCAACTCCAGCCAGGATACGTCCAGTGAAAAAGGCAATCGCTGGGTGGAGCGTATCCTCTCGCTCAGGCAGACTTGCCGGCTTCAGAAACAAACAACATTCCCCGTGCTTGTCGATGCCCTGCGCGCATACTTCCGGGGTCAGGAACCCGACCTCGCCTGGATCGCTCAG